A genomic window from Halorubrum lacusprofundi ATCC 49239 includes:
- a CDS encoding TRAM domain-containing protein gives MADCPLADDCPSFDERIEGMGCQHYGNKGGAEWCNHYDMPIYELKQQPVQPGEEIVVEVDDIHESGAGVGRTDDGFIVLVDGLLPPARAEVRIHRVKSSHATAQDVVERLPDDPEEGEGDDGDGDDPAGDDVDDADDTEEDDGKGDRRRDRPDRERLGSRENFWGK, from the coding sequence ATGGCGGACTGTCCACTCGCCGACGATTGCCCCAGCTTCGACGAACGAATCGAGGGAATGGGGTGCCAACACTACGGCAACAAGGGCGGCGCGGAGTGGTGTAACCACTACGACATGCCCATCTACGAGCTGAAACAGCAACCGGTCCAGCCCGGCGAGGAAATCGTCGTCGAGGTCGACGACATCCACGAGAGCGGCGCCGGCGTGGGGCGTACCGACGACGGCTTCATCGTCCTCGTCGACGGCCTGCTCCCCCCGGCGCGTGCCGAGGTCCGGATCCACCGCGTGAAATCGAGCCACGCGACCGCGCAAGATGTCGTCGAGCGCCTCCCCGACGATCCGGAGGAAGGCGAGGGCGACGACGGCGACGGGGATGACCCCGCCGGCGACGACGTTGACGACGCCGACGACACCGAGGAAGATGACGGCAAAGGCGACCGGCGCCGCGACCGTCCCGACCGCGAACGGCTCGGCAGCCGCGAAAACTTCTGGGGCAAGTAG
- a CDS encoding DNA primase, translating into MDALDAKYPFFATAREAVADAAVSLPELVAADAPAVERARERVERALMDGTVASESGAFPTESAYDTQAELLSYPIARILVSLLDSDPAIEKYAAAEAATAIDRIREDLATDDELRSMSTPTVALDDVLAEFDLADAVRPESLRSDPGTGGTTATGSGSAPGRDPEHYWIAVGPYLRLTSPSWGESWRLVNRALDDGEVRISREELLDALEAAVEDRVREGLPFELAAGEGIAAELESGVADLKRLLSERTYAGPVDVVAPDLFPPCMRNLIEKAERGTELSPPESFALMAFLVGIGMTPDEVVTFCADTSLDAEGIRYQTEYLSDDRGSQYPPPTCETLANYGICHNEDDHMQVAADPLAYYEARVDKADEITDWREQNAAAGKAEIE; encoded by the coding sequence ATGGACGCGCTCGACGCCAAGTACCCGTTCTTCGCGACCGCCCGCGAGGCGGTCGCCGACGCCGCGGTGTCGCTGCCGGAGCTCGTCGCGGCCGACGCGCCGGCGGTCGAGCGCGCCCGCGAACGCGTGGAACGCGCTCTGATGGACGGGACGGTCGCGTCCGAGAGTGGCGCCTTCCCCACCGAGTCGGCCTACGACACGCAGGCCGAGTTGCTCTCGTATCCGATCGCACGGATCCTCGTCTCGCTGCTTGACTCCGACCCCGCGATCGAGAAGTACGCCGCCGCCGAGGCCGCAACCGCGATCGACCGGATCCGCGAGGACCTCGCGACCGACGACGAGCTGCGGTCGATGTCGACGCCGACCGTCGCGCTAGACGACGTACTCGCCGAGTTCGACCTCGCGGATGCGGTGCGACCGGAATCGCTCCGATCCGACCCGGGGACCGGCGGCACAACCGCGACAGGGTCCGGCTCCGCCCCCGGCCGCGACCCGGAACACTACTGGATCGCCGTGGGACCGTATCTTCGGCTCACGTCGCCCTCGTGGGGTGAGTCGTGGCGGCTCGTCAACCGCGCGCTCGACGACGGCGAGGTGCGCATCTCCCGTGAGGAGCTTCTGGATGCGCTCGAAGCCGCGGTCGAAGATCGGGTCCGAGAGGGCCTCCCGTTCGAACTCGCCGCCGGGGAGGGGATCGCCGCCGAGCTCGAATCCGGCGTCGCAGACCTCAAGCGGCTGCTCTCCGAGCGCACCTACGCCGGCCCGGTCGATGTGGTCGCCCCTGACCTGTTCCCGCCCTGCATGCGGAACCTGATCGAGAAGGCCGAGCGCGGCACAGAGCTCTCCCCGCCGGAGTCGTTCGCGCTGATGGCGTTTCTCGTCGGAATCGGGATGACGCCCGACGAGGTAGTGACGTTTTGCGCCGACACGAGCCTCGACGCCGAAGGTATCCGATACCAGACCGAGTACCTGAGCGATGACCGGGGGAGCCAGTACCCGCCGCCGACCTGCGAGACGCTGGCGAACTACGGGATCTGCCACAACGAGGACGACCACATGCAGGTCGCTGCCGACCCACTCGCGTACTACGAGGCGCGCGTGGACAAAGCCGACGAGATCACCGACTGGCGCGAGCAGAACGCGGCCGCAGGAAAAGCCGAAATCGAGTAG
- a CDS encoding acetyl-CoA carboxylase biotin carboxylase subunit: protein MFDKVLVANRGEIAVRVMRACAELGVDTVAVYSDADKHAGHVRYADEAYNVGPARAADSYLDGEAVVEAAKAADADAIHPGYGFLAENADFAARVEATDGITWVGPSSDAMERLGEKTHARRVMDDADVPIVPGTTEPVTDVEAVTEFGDEHGYPVAIKAEGGGGGRGMKVVESADEAEKALESAKREGEAYFSNDSVYLERYLQNPRHIEVQIVADDPEGNGSLDESDVVHLGERDCSLQRRYQKVIEEGPSPALSDELREQIGESARRGVAAADYTNAGTVEFLVEEDVDRDPSDLLGPDTPFYFLEVNTRIQVEHTVTEELTGIDIVKEQLRVAAGEGISVSQDDVELDGHAIEFRINAENAAADFQPANEGRLETYDPPGGIGVRVDDALRQGDELVTDYDSMIAKLIVWGSDREECLARSKRALAEYDLEGVVTIVPFHRLMLDDERFVAGTHTTKYLDEELDEALVADAQEKWGTESSASGDDDEEVSEREFTVEVNGKRFEVELEERGAPAIPVPEGGMGGAGGSGGEQRPPQAKSDDGSDDGVDIAEGGEAIEAEMQGTILSVDVDEGDEVAAGDVVCVLEAMKMENDVVAERGGTVVSVHAGEGDSVDMGDVLIVLE from the coding sequence ATGTTCGATAAGGTTCTGGTCGCGAACCGCGGAGAAATCGCGGTTCGGGTGATGCGCGCCTGTGCTGAGCTGGGTGTCGACACCGTCGCCGTCTACAGCGACGCGGACAAACACGCGGGTCACGTCCGGTACGCGGACGAGGCGTACAACGTGGGACCGGCCCGCGCTGCCGACTCGTACCTCGACGGCGAGGCGGTCGTCGAGGCCGCGAAGGCGGCCGACGCCGACGCGATCCACCCCGGCTACGGCTTCCTCGCGGAGAACGCCGACTTCGCGGCCCGCGTCGAGGCGACCGACGGGATCACCTGGGTCGGTCCGTCGAGCGACGCGATGGAGCGGCTCGGGGAGAAGACCCACGCGCGCCGCGTGATGGACGACGCCGACGTGCCCATCGTCCCCGGGACGACCGAGCCCGTTACCGACGTCGAGGCGGTGACCGAGTTCGGCGACGAGCACGGCTACCCCGTCGCGATCAAAGCCGAGGGCGGCGGCGGCGGCCGCGGGATGAAAGTCGTCGAGAGTGCCGACGAGGCCGAGAAGGCCCTCGAATCCGCGAAACGCGAGGGCGAGGCGTACTTCTCGAACGACTCCGTCTACCTCGAACGCTATCTACAGAACCCCCGCCACATCGAGGTCCAGATCGTCGCAGACGACCCCGAGGGTAACGGGTCCCTCGACGAGAGCGACGTGGTCCACCTCGGCGAGCGCGACTGCTCGCTCCAGCGCCGCTACCAGAAGGTGATCGAAGAGGGGCCTTCCCCCGCGCTCTCCGACGAACTGCGCGAGCAGATCGGCGAGTCCGCTCGCCGCGGCGTCGCCGCCGCCGACTACACCAACGCCGGCACCGTCGAGTTCCTCGTCGAGGAGGACGTGGACCGCGACCCGTCGGACCTGCTCGGGCCGGACACGCCCTTCTACTTCCTCGAAGTCAACACGCGGATTCAGGTCGAACACACCGTCACGGAGGAGCTGACGGGGATCGACATCGTGAAAGAGCAGCTCCGGGTCGCCGCCGGGGAGGGCATCTCCGTCTCGCAGGACGACGTCGAGCTTGACGGCCACGCGATCGAGTTCCGGATCAACGCCGAGAACGCCGCCGCCGACTTCCAGCCCGCCAACGAGGGACGCTTGGAGACCTACGACCCACCGGGCGGAATCGGCGTCCGCGTCGACGACGCGCTCCGACAGGGCGACGAGCTGGTCACCGACTACGATTCGATGATCGCGAAGCTGATCGTGTGGGGTTCGGACCGCGAGGAGTGTCTCGCGCGGTCGAAGCGCGCGCTCGCGGAGTACGACCTCGAAGGAGTCGTCACCATCGTCCCGTTCCATCGTCTCATGCTCGACGACGAGCGGTTCGTCGCGGGCACCCACACCACGAAGTACCTCGACGAGGAGCTCGATGAGGCGCTGGTCGCGGACGCACAGGAGAAGTGGGGCACCGAGTCGTCCGCGAGCGGCGACGACGATGAAGAGGTGTCCGAACGCGAGTTCACCGTCGAGGTGAACGGCAAGCGTTTCGAGGTCGAACTGGAGGAGCGCGGCGCACCCGCGATCCCGGTGCCGGAGGGCGGGATGGGCGGCGCCGGCGGCAGTGGTGGCGAGCAGCGGCCCCCGCAGGCGAAGTCCGACGACGGGAGTGACGACGGTGTCGACATCGCTGAGGGCGGCGAGGCGATCGAGGCGGAGATGCAGGGGACGATCCTCTCGGTCGACGTCGACGAGGGCGACGAGGTCGCCGCCGGCGACGTGGTCTGTGTGCTCGAAGCGATGAAGATGGAAAACGACGTGGTCGCCGAGCGCGGCGGCACCGTCGTGAGCGTTCACGCCGGCGAGGGCGACAGCGTCGATATGGGCGACGTGCTGATCGTGTTGGAGTAG
- the rpl12p gene encoding 50S ribosomal protein P1, whose translation MEYVYAALILNETGEEINEDNVTGVLEAAGVDVEESRVKALVAALEDVDIEEAIETAAAAPAAGAAAGGSADAADADEAADESDDEDDAAEEAADDEDEDDDGGEGLGELFG comes from the coding sequence ATGGAATACGTTTACGCTGCGCTCATCCTGAACGAGACTGGCGAAGAGATCAACGAAGACAACGTCACCGGCGTGCTCGAAGCCGCCGGCGTCGACGTCGAGGAATCCCGCGTCAAGGCGCTCGTCGCCGCGCTGGAGGACGTCGACATCGAGGAGGCCATCGAGACGGCCGCCGCGGCCCCCGCCGCCGGCGCCGCCGCGGGCGGCTCCGCGGACGCCGCGGACGCCGACGAGGCCGCCGACGAGAGCGACGACGAGGACGACGCCGCCGAGGAAGCGGCGGACGACGAGGACGAGGACGACGACGGCGGCGAGGGCCTCGGCGAGCTCTTCGGCTAA
- a CDS encoding 50S ribosomal protein L10 yields MSSVRKTETIPQWKQEEVDELVDFIESFNSVGIVGVAGIPSRQLQAMRRELHGSADVRMSRNTLTVRALEEVNDGVEELTQYVAGQVALIGTNDNPFGLFKQLEASKTPAPINAGEVAPNDVVIPEGDTGVDPGPFVGELQTVGAAARIQDGSIMVTEDSKVLEEGEVVDDDLANVLTELGIEPKEVGLDLKGVYSEGVLFEPDELEIDVDEYEADIRSAAAAARNLSVNAAYPTAATAGTLLAKASGEAKSVGLFAEIESPDVVPDLIGKADAQLRSLAAQIDDEEALPEELQGVEAAPAPETDDADEEEEQAEEEDDTDDAEAADDDADDGDDGGDGLGAMFG; encoded by the coding sequence ATGAGCTCGGTCCGCAAGACCGAGACGATCCCGCAGTGGAAACAGGAGGAGGTCGACGAGCTCGTCGACTTTATCGAGTCGTTCAACTCCGTCGGGATCGTCGGCGTCGCCGGCATCCCGAGCCGCCAGCTTCAGGCCATGCGCCGCGAGCTGCACGGCTCCGCGGACGTCCGGATGAGCCGCAACACGCTCACCGTCCGTGCGCTCGAAGAGGTAAACGACGGCGTCGAAGAGCTGACCCAGTACGTCGCGGGTCAGGTCGCGCTCATCGGCACGAACGACAACCCGTTCGGCCTCTTCAAGCAGCTGGAAGCCTCGAAGACCCCCGCCCCGATCAACGCGGGCGAGGTCGCCCCCAACGACGTCGTCATCCCCGAGGGTGACACGGGCGTCGACCCGGGACCGTTCGTCGGCGAGCTCCAGACTGTCGGGGCCGCCGCGCGCATTCAGGACGGCTCGATCATGGTCACCGAGGACTCGAAGGTCCTCGAAGAGGGCGAGGTCGTCGACGACGACCTCGCGAACGTCCTGACCGAACTCGGCATCGAGCCGAAGGAAGTCGGACTCGACCTCAAGGGCGTCTACTCCGAGGGCGTCCTGTTCGAGCCGGACGAGCTCGAAATCGACGTCGACGAGTACGAAGCGGACATCCGCTCGGCGGCCGCCGCCGCGCGAAACCTCTCGGTCAACGCCGCGTACCCGACGGCCGCCACCGCCGGCACCCTTCTCGCGAAGGCGTCCGGCGAGGCCAAGTCCGTCGGACTGTTCGCGGAGATCGAGAGCCCGGACGTCGTGCCCGACCTCATCGGGAAGGCCGACGCCCAGCTCCGCTCGCTCGCGGCCCAGATCGACGACGAGGAGGCGCTTCCCGAGGAGCTGCAGGGCGTCGAAGCTGCCCCGGCTCCTGAGACGGACGACGCCGACGAGGAAGAGGAACAGGCGGAGGAAGAAGACGACACGGACGACGCTGAGGCAGCCGACGACGACGCCGACGACGGCGACGACGGCGGCGACGGTCTCGGCGCGATGTTCGGATAA
- a CDS encoding HVO_2922 family protein produces MPEKAVHESRQSRSRQALATYFRRIARALGRGEPVPVDDAGTVTVDPAPEQEVEIELEREDGMVHFEIEMEWPETEGEINDDAAASKAAFELYTDSVDEWRWRLVHDNGNIIADGGGGYSDKRDAKSGIESVQRNAPGAHVIDISRDEEAPDEGGSDATFEIFRDTADEHRWRLRHDNGNVIADGGQGYASKQKAKQGLNSVKSNAPGAAVEEAGDGEPTDEEE; encoded by the coding sequence ATGCCCGAAAAAGCGGTTCACGAGTCGCGGCAGTCACGGAGCCGACAGGCGCTTGCCACCTACTTCCGACGCATCGCACGGGCGCTCGGTCGCGGGGAACCGGTCCCCGTCGACGACGCCGGTACGGTGACGGTCGATCCGGCCCCAGAACAAGAGGTCGAGATCGAACTCGAACGCGAGGACGGGATGGTCCACTTCGAGATTGAGATGGAGTGGCCGGAGACGGAGGGTGAGATCAACGACGACGCTGCCGCGAGCAAGGCGGCCTTCGAACTATACACAGACAGCGTCGACGAGTGGCGCTGGCGGCTCGTCCACGACAACGGGAACATCATCGCCGACGGCGGCGGTGGGTACTCGGACAAACGCGACGCCAAGTCGGGCATCGAGAGCGTCCAGCGGAACGCGCCCGGCGCCCACGTGATCGACATCTCTCGCGACGAGGAGGCACCCGACGAAGGAGGGAGCGACGCCACCTTCGAGATATTCAGGGACACGGCGGACGAACACCGCTGGCGGCTCCGCCACGACAACGGGAACGTCATCGCCGACGGCGGACAGGGGTACGCCTCCAAACAGAAAGCGAAACAGGGACTTAACAGCGTGAAGTCGAACGCGCCCGGCGCGGCAGTCGAGGAGGCGGGAGACGGCGAGCCAACTGACGAGGAGGAGTAG
- a CDS encoding Tfx family DNA-binding protein translates to MVADDGPPDPDRDPDPDNVDAAALLERAGFDADESVLTRRQAEVLALRERGLRQSDIADWLGTSRANVSSVEASARNNVASAHETVAFAEALAAPVRVEIEAGTDLYDAPKRVYDACDDAGVKVNQTAPDLMKTIGERAGDAVRGREVRDRLFVTVDTNGTIRVRQP, encoded by the coding sequence ATGGTCGCAGACGACGGGCCCCCCGATCCAGACCGGGACCCTGACCCCGACAACGTCGACGCCGCGGCGCTGTTGGAGCGCGCGGGGTTCGACGCGGACGAGAGCGTCCTCACCCGCCGGCAGGCCGAGGTGCTGGCCCTCCGCGAACGGGGGCTCCGCCAGTCCGACATCGCGGACTGGCTGGGTACCTCCCGTGCGAACGTCTCTAGCGTCGAGGCCAGCGCCCGCAACAACGTGGCGAGCGCCCACGAGACGGTCGCGTTCGCGGAGGCGCTCGCCGCTCCCGTCCGCGTCGAGATTGAGGCGGGAACCGACCTCTATGACGCGCCGAAGCGCGTGTACGACGCCTGCGACGACGCGGGCGTGAAGGTGAACCAGACCGCACCCGACCTGATGAAGACGATCGGGGAGCGTGCGGGCGACGCGGTCCGCGGACGCGAGGTTCGCGATCGGCTGTTTGTCACCGTCGACACCAACGGCACGATCCGGGTGCGGCAGCCCTAA
- a CDS encoding MBL fold metallo-hydrolase, protein MRVTLLGTGDTTGTPTVGCDCDTCAAARERGVSRSRFSVHVANERTGESLLVDFSPDFRSQFLDNDVPLPDAGIVTHIHFDHLDGLGNVYRLVDGLPVHAPSETDPATDESVAETIRSKYDYLEDRIGVHSRDPFDPFESCGFEVRFVPVDHPPLLCYGVVIEDPETGAKLSLTGDTSYDVPERSRDALADADLLLADAIVPASLCDHHPIGGRHEGPDGVPRTFGSKHMTREGALALADELDADRTRLVHLAHFYPPDEAFEEPLAVDGEVYEL, encoded by the coding sequence ATGCGGGTCACCCTCCTCGGAACCGGCGACACGACCGGGACGCCGACGGTCGGCTGCGATTGCGACACCTGCGCCGCGGCGCGCGAGCGCGGGGTGTCGCGCTCGCGGTTCTCGGTCCACGTCGCGAACGAGCGCACAGGCGAGTCGCTACTCGTCGACTTCAGCCCCGATTTCCGGAGCCAGTTCCTCGACAACGACGTTCCGCTGCCCGACGCCGGCATCGTGACGCACATCCACTTCGACCACTTGGACGGGCTCGGCAACGTCTACCGGCTGGTCGACGGGCTCCCGGTCCACGCGCCGTCGGAGACCGATCCCGCGACCGACGAGAGCGTCGCCGAGACGATCCGAAGCAAGTACGACTACTTGGAAGACCGGATCGGCGTCCACTCCCGCGACCCGTTCGACCCGTTCGAGAGCTGCGGGTTTGAGGTTCGGTTCGTCCCCGTCGACCACCCGCCGCTCCTGTGTTACGGCGTCGTGATCGAAGACCCCGAGACGGGCGCCAAGCTCTCGTTGACGGGCGACACGAGCTACGACGTGCCAGAGCGGTCCCGCGACGCGCTCGCCGACGCCGACCTCCTGCTCGCCGACGCCATCGTCCCCGCGTCGCTTTGCGACCATCACCCGATCGGCGGGCGCCACGAGGGCCCGGACGGGGTCCCGCGCACGTTCGGCTCGAAACACATGACCCGGGAGGGCGCGCTCGCGCTTGCCGACGAGCTGGACGCGGACCGCACCCGCCTCGTCCACCTCGCGCACTTCTACCCGCCCGACGAAGCGTTCGAGGAGCCGCTGGCGGTGGATGGGGAAGTGTACGAGCTGTGA
- a CDS encoding acyl-CoA carboxylase subunit beta has product MDDRIEDLRERRERAALGGGEDRIESQHEKGKMTARERVDYFLDDGTFHEFDRFRTHRNNNFGMEEQQIPGDGVVTGYGEVNGRKTFVFAHDFTVFGGSLGEVFAEKVCKVMDKAMDVGAPVVGLNDSAGARIQEGVASLGGFAEIFRRNTEASGVIPQISAIMGPCAGGAVYSPAITDFTFMVKDTSHMFITGPDVIETVTGEEVSFEELGGAVTHSSTSGVAHFAEESEEDALDDIARLLSYLPANNVEDPPRVEPWDDPERTDDELGDIVPDAPRKPYDMKDVIGSVVDEGSFFEVQENFAKNIVVGFARLDGHSVGIVANNPRVNAGTLDIESSQKGARFVRFCDAFNIPILTFEDVPGFMPGTDQEHNGIIRHGAKLLYAFSEATVPLLTVITRKAYGGAYCVMSSKHIGGDVNYAWPTAEIAVMGPKGAVNVLYREELAAADDPDARRQELIDEYREEFANPYTAADRGFVDDVIEPTETRARLIDDLTMLKGKRSEAPEKKHGNIPI; this is encoded by the coding sequence ATGGACGACCGTATCGAGGATCTCCGCGAGCGTCGAGAGCGGGCGGCACTCGGCGGCGGCGAGGATCGGATCGAGTCCCAACACGAGAAGGGGAAGATGACCGCGCGCGAGCGGGTCGACTACTTCCTCGACGACGGGACGTTCCACGAGTTCGACCGGTTCCGCACCCACCGGAACAACAATTTCGGAATGGAGGAACAGCAGATTCCGGGCGACGGTGTCGTCACGGGATACGGCGAGGTGAACGGCCGGAAAACGTTCGTCTTCGCACACGATTTCACCGTCTTCGGCGGGTCGCTCGGCGAGGTGTTCGCCGAGAAAGTCTGCAAAGTGATGGACAAAGCGATGGATGTCGGCGCGCCCGTGGTCGGACTCAACGACTCCGCGGGTGCCCGCATTCAGGAGGGCGTCGCCTCGCTCGGCGGATTCGCTGAGATCTTCCGGCGCAACACGGAGGCGTCCGGCGTGATCCCGCAGATATCGGCGATTATGGGCCCGTGCGCCGGGGGTGCGGTCTACTCTCCGGCGATCACGGACTTCACGTTCATGGTCAAAGACACCTCGCACATGTTCATCACCGGCCCGGACGTCATTGAGACCGTCACGGGCGAGGAGGTGAGCTTCGAGGAGCTCGGCGGCGCAGTCACCCACTCGTCGACCTCCGGCGTCGCGCACTTCGCAGAGGAGAGCGAGGAGGACGCGCTCGACGACATCGCGCGACTGCTCTCGTACCTCCCCGCCAACAACGTCGAGGATCCGCCGCGCGTCGAGCCGTGGGATGATCCCGAGCGCACCGACGACGAGTTGGGCGACATCGTTCCCGACGCCCCGCGAAAGCCGTACGACATGAAGGACGTGATCGGCAGCGTCGTCGACGAGGGCTCCTTCTTCGAGGTGCAGGAGAACTTCGCGAAGAACATCGTCGTCGGGTTTGCCCGGCTCGACGGCCACTCGGTCGGGATCGTCGCCAACAACCCCCGCGTGAACGCGGGCACGCTCGACATCGAGTCGAGCCAGAAGGGCGCCCGATTCGTCCGCTTCTGCGACGCGTTCAACATCCCCATCCTCACCTTCGAGGACGTGCCCGGGTTCATGCCGGGAACCGATCAGGAGCACAACGGGATCATCCGCCACGGTGCGAAGTTGCTGTACGCCTTCTCGGAGGCGACGGTTCCCCTCCTGACCGTCATCACCCGAAAGGCGTACGGCGGAGCCTACTGCGTGATGTCGTCGAAGCATATCGGCGGCGACGTGAACTACGCGTGGCCGACCGCCGAGATCGCGGTGATGGGGCCGAAAGGCGCCGTCAACGTGCTCTATCGCGAGGAATTGGCAGCGGCCGACGACCCCGACGCGCGCCGACAGGAGCTCATCGACGAGTACCGCGAGGAGTTCGCGAACCCGTACACCGCCGCCGACCGCGGCTTCGTCGACGACGTGATCGAGCCCACGGAGACGCGCGCACGGCTGATCGACGACCTGACGATGCTGAAGGGGAAGCGCTCGGAGGCACCTGAGAAGAAGCACGGCAACATCCCGATCTGA
- a CDS encoding DUF5518 domain-containing protein: protein MVPDDTPSTDDIASTDARSPGADSTASTDFLAPGDGTPADLVDVLVYGIVGGIAGSVLSFVPFATVLGGAVAGYLCGGRSSDALKAGAVAGYLCGGRSSDALKAGTVAGVVMTLPFVAVVFFLLFFLGFAGAPAEFGLIALFVIGVAVIYTLGSGIVGGVLGHYLRGRL from the coding sequence ATGGTCCCCGACGACACACCCTCCACTGACGACATCGCTTCCACCGACGCTCGCTCCCCAGGCGCGGACAGCACCGCATCGACCGACTTCCTCGCCCCCGGAGACGGTACCCCCGCGGACTTGGTCGACGTACTCGTCTACGGGATCGTAGGCGGAATCGCCGGCTCGGTTCTGTCGTTCGTCCCCTTCGCCACCGTGCTCGGCGGCGCGGTCGCCGGCTACCTCTGTGGCGGCCGGTCGAGCGACGCGCTCAAGGCGGGCGCGGTCGCCGGCTACCTCTGTGGCGGCCGGTCGAGCGACGCGCTCAAGGCGGGCACGGTCGCCGGGGTCGTGATGACCCTACCATTCGTGGCCGTCGTGTTCTTCCTGCTGTTCTTCCTCGGATTCGCCGGAGCGCCCGCGGAGTTCGGGCTTATCGCGCTGTTCGTGATCGGCGTCGCCGTCATCTACACCCTCGGGTCCGGGATCGTCGGCGGGGTCCTCGGGCACTACCTCCGCGGGCGGCTCTAA
- a CDS encoding 50S ribosomal protein L1 translates to MADTIQEAVTLALDDAPERNFRETVDIAINLRDLDLNDPSNRIDESVVLPAGTGQETQIVVFAEGETAVRAQEVADQVLDSDDLEDLGDDDDRAKDLADETDFFVAEANLMQDIGRYLGTVLGPRGKMPTPLQPDDDIVDTVNRMKNTVQLRSRDRRTFHTRVGAEDMGPDAISDNIDVIIRRLEASLEKGPLNIDGIYVKTTMGPAKEVPV, encoded by the coding sequence ATGGCAGACACAATACAAGAGGCCGTAACCCTCGCACTCGACGATGCGCCCGAGCGGAACTTCCGCGAGACCGTGGACATCGCGATCAACCTGCGAGACCTCGACCTCAACGATCCGTCGAACCGAATCGACGAGTCCGTCGTGCTGCCGGCTGGAACGGGGCAGGAGACACAGATCGTCGTCTTCGCGGAGGGCGAAACCGCCGTCCGCGCTCAGGAAGTTGCTGATCAAGTGCTTGACAGCGACGACCTTGAGGACTTAGGAGACGACGACGACCGCGCAAAGGACCTGGCCGACGAGACCGACTTCTTCGTCGCAGAGGCCAACCTGATGCAGGACATCGGTCGGTACCTCGGTACCGTCCTCGGTCCGCGCGGGAAGATGCCTACCCCACTACAGCCGGACGACGACATCGTCGACACAGTCAACCGGATGAAGAACACGGTGCAGCTCCGGTCGCGTGACCGGCGCACGTTCCACACCCGTGTCGGTGCCGAGGATATGGGCCCCGACGCGATCTCGGACAACATCGACGTCATCATCCGGCGGCTCGAAGCGAGCCTCGAGAAGGGCCCGCTCAACATTGACGGGATCTACGTGAAGACCACGATGGGTCCCGCCAAGGAGGTGCCCGTATGA
- a CDS encoding DUF7472 family protein — MEIDAELRRQIVVSLSAAAIFVAGLVGIGVAFGGPEGLPETGAIALVALLAAFVLLMALVGAYLIRASDDDA, encoded by the coding sequence ATGGAAATCGACGCGGAGCTCCGTCGACAGATCGTGGTCTCGCTGTCGGCGGCCGCGATCTTCGTCGCCGGACTGGTCGGGATCGGGGTCGCGTTCGGCGGTCCCGAAGGGCTGCCGGAGACGGGCGCGATCGCCCTCGTTGCGCTGCTCGCCGCGTTCGTGTTGCTGATGGCACTCGTCGGCGCGTACCTCATCCGCGCGAGCGACGACGACGCGTAG
- a CDS encoding SWIM zinc finger family protein, whose translation MTHTRDASASTAGETTPSREPSSTPPAASSGEHDNRSTRAVTEEMTIRPLRDRRYVVETDGGTYVVALDAGTCTCPDHAIRGSRCKHLRRVAMEVTAGSIPAPDQRIGACAVCGAETFVPFDAGGSHLCDRHAFEPGAIVRDRETGKRLIVVAVTTDRADAYRTDEGRVIAEYPTNAGYGAHEPVVEAVYADSLRPGRSVADCDRYGFPASRLTRRDD comes from the coding sequence ATGACGCACACCCGAGACGCATCCGCGTCAACAGCCGGCGAAACGACCCCGTCGCGAGAGCCGTCCTCGACGCCGCCAGCGGCGTCTTCCGGCGAGCACGACAACCGATCCACGCGCGCCGTCACGGAAGAGATGACGATCCGCCCGCTTCGCGACCGGCGCTACGTCGTCGAGACCGACGGCGGCACCTACGTGGTTGCGCTTGACGCCGGCACCTGTACCTGCCCGGACCACGCGATCCGCGGCTCGCGCTGCAAGCACCTCCGCCGCGTTGCGATGGAGGTGACCGCGGGGTCCATCCCCGCCCCCGACCAGCGTATCGGCGCCTGTGCGGTCTGTGGCGCGGAGACGTTCGTCCCGTTCGACGCCGGCGGCTCGCACCTCTGTGACCGACACGCGTTCGAACCGGGCGCGATCGTCCGCGATCGCGAGACGGGGAAACGACTCATCGTCGTCGCAGTCACGACCGACCGGGCCGACGCCTACCGGACCGACGAGGGGCGTGTCATCGCCGAGTACCCCACGAACGCCGGCTACGGCGCCCACGAACCCGTCGTCGAGGCGGTCTACGCGGACTCGCTCCGGCCGGGACGGAGCGTCGCGGACTGCGACCGGTACGGGTTCCCCGCCTCGCGGCTCACCCGGCGAGATGACTGA